A genomic stretch from Marinimicrobium sp. C6131 includes:
- a CDS encoding SDR family NAD(P)-dependent oxidoreductase, whose protein sequence is MKPYALVFGANSAIAQALIPHLLSEYQVLAVSRQAPAQLPEGVQHFTCDYSEPALAELAEQIKENGVPVTALFCAVGVLHGTVEGEHRYPEKKLAELNTTQLTEYFTVNSIAPALIMKYFIPLMPRSEPSKAVMLSAKIAGISDNRLGGWYGYRASKAALNMLVKTASVELARSHRKLCLIALHPGTTDTPLSKPFTASLGADKLFSPAMTAERLWSVIQTLTPEDTGRFVHWDGSDLPW, encoded by the coding sequence ATGAAACCCTATGCCCTGGTTTTTGGCGCCAACAGCGCCATTGCCCAAGCCCTGATTCCGCACCTGTTGAGCGAATACCAGGTGCTTGCCGTCAGCCGACAAGCTCCCGCCCAGTTGCCCGAGGGGGTTCAACACTTTACCTGCGACTACAGTGAACCCGCGTTGGCGGAGTTGGCTGAACAGATCAAAGAAAATGGTGTGCCGGTGACTGCACTCTTCTGCGCGGTGGGGGTGTTGCATGGCACGGTGGAGGGTGAACACCGTTACCCGGAAAAAAAACTGGCGGAGCTCAACACCACTCAACTGACCGAGTATTTCACGGTCAACAGTATCGCGCCCGCGCTGATCATGAAGTACTTCATTCCGCTGATGCCCCGTTCAGAGCCGAGTAAAGCGGTGATGCTGAGCGCCAAAATCGCCGGTATCAGCGATAACCGGTTGGGTGGCTGGTATGGCTATCGCGCGTCCAAAGCCGCGCTCAACATGCTGGTGAAAACTGCTTCGGTGGAGTTGGCCCGGTCGCACCGCAAGCTGTGTCTGATCGCGTTGCACCCCGGTACCACCGATACGCCTCTGTCAAAGCCCTTCACCGCTTCTCTGGGGGCTGACAAGTTGTTCAGCCCGGCGATGACCGCCGAGCGGTTGTGGTCGGTGATCCAGACGTTGACGCCGGAGGACACCGGGCGCTTTGTGCACTGGGATGGTAGCGACCTGCCCTGGTAA
- the yjgA gene encoding ribosome biogenesis factor YjgA, translated as MTDRKFFEDDSEQDDDFVSKTQRKKEMHALQELGKQLVELNDEQLARMPLEPKLEAAVVEMRRIRHREARRRQLQFIGRLMRDADQEGIQAVLDQFNHQSRASIQIHHQAEQWRDRLLTEPDALQEFIDQHPGVDIQHLRQLLRQAQKEASQNKAPSSARKLFKEIRDTLSEAALNG; from the coding sequence GGATGATGACTTCGTCAGCAAAACCCAGCGCAAAAAGGAAATGCACGCGCTGCAGGAGCTGGGCAAACAGCTCGTCGAACTCAACGATGAGCAACTGGCCCGTATGCCCCTCGAACCCAAGCTTGAGGCCGCTGTCGTAGAGATGCGCCGCATTCGGCATCGCGAAGCGCGGCGCCGGCAATTGCAGTTCATCGGTCGGTTGATGCGCGATGCCGATCAGGAAGGCATCCAGGCGGTATTGGACCAGTTCAACCACCAGAGCCGGGCCAGTATTCAGATTCATCACCAGGCCGAGCAGTGGCGCGACCGCTTACTGACCGAGCCGGACGCGCTGCAGGAATTTATCGACCAACACCCCGGTGTCGACATCCAACACCTGCGTCAACTGCTTCGCCAGGCGCAGAAAGAGGCCAGTCAGAACAAGGCGCCGAGCAGCGCCCGCAAACTGTTCAAGGAAATTCGGGACACACTGTCTGAAGCCGCGTTGAACGGCTGA